The following proteins are encoded in a genomic region of Rhodothermales bacterium:
- a CDS encoding tetratricopeptide repeat protein, with amino-acid sequence MASSFSLSSNQSFLSAYRLPALALPEPARLPAAANEVLPAIMHREADPRSLSLRVILGDQSTLPNEEQAALHMALAASFHQAGDYRKARRHAEQSIAQYGKQWASHRIIVDALMAQQLFDEAFAHFLAVKPPARPAAWDHALTEQEWKLCGAACAWRLKGWDDVARLIDEAFPSGLTTMPIGLLEDYFRLTLYRNQPDEAGRVAAILMATHTLEFNDALLQTLVQQGWTQQALPLYRNAYTQDPRNQLLRRRLVALCIREGKIEEARRLTAPGALDMNARANS; translated from the coding sequence ATGGCTTCTTCTTTTTCCCTGTCCTCGAATCAATCGTTTCTGTCGGCGTATCGCCTCCCCGCGCTGGCGCTGCCGGAACCCGCGAGGCTGCCGGCGGCCGCGAACGAGGTGTTGCCGGCCATCATGCATCGCGAGGCGGATCCGAGGAGCCTGTCGCTGCGGGTGATCCTGGGCGACCAGAGCACGTTGCCCAACGAAGAGCAGGCGGCCCTCCATATGGCGCTGGCGGCTTCGTTTCATCAGGCCGGCGACTACCGGAAGGCACGCCGGCACGCGGAGCAGTCCATCGCGCAATACGGCAAGCAATGGGCCTCGCACCGCATCATCGTCGATGCCCTGATGGCCCAGCAGCTCTTCGACGAGGCGTTCGCGCACTTCCTGGCGGTCAAACCGCCGGCCCGGCCCGCGGCCTGGGACCATGCCCTGACGGAACAGGAATGGAAGCTTTGCGGCGCGGCCTGCGCCTGGCGGCTCAAAGGCTGGGACGACGTCGCCCGCCTGATCGACGAGGCCTTCCCGAGCGGGTTGACGACGATGCCCATCGGGTTGCTCGAGGATTATTTCCGGCTCACGCTCTACCGCAACCAGCCCGACGAGGCCGGCCGCGTGGCGGCCATCCTGATGGCGACGCATACGCTCGAATTCAACGACGCGCTGTTGCAGACGCTCGTCCAGCAGGGCTGGACGCAGCAGGCGCTGCCGCTGTATCGCAACGCCTACACGCAGGATCCCCGGAATCAGCTCCTGCGCCGGCGTCTGGTGGCCCTGTGCATCCGCGAGGGCAAGATCGAGGAGGCGCGCCGCCTCACGGCGCCGGGGGCGCTGGACATGAACGCGCGCGCGAACTCCTGA
- a CDS encoding flagellin — protein MGAFGDLSRINTNVQSLGALNQLNRTNMSLGVRQLRLASGSRINRAEDDAAGYSISKKLGARLRGQAQALANIGDAKSMLTVAEGALNTIMDILATMKEKVIQGANDTLGSEERALVKTQLNSLSTEINSVISSALFLSRGIFTSSALTFMVGPTSNHLFQVTVGAISANGLGVASTSLSVRSATSAASSLGGIDRGIQTIASIMAGLGNSQLALSFKEENLSTSIINNESAKSRISDADFAKEQMEIAKLQILQQTGVSALVNANVAPQSILQLLQ, from the coding sequence ATGGGAGCATTTGGAGATCTGTCTCGAATTAACACCAACGTCCAGTCTCTTGGCGCGTTGAATCAGTTGAACCGCACCAACATGAGCCTCGGTGTCCGTCAGCTTCGGCTGGCCAGCGGCAGCCGAATCAATCGTGCGGAGGACGACGCTGCGGGGTATTCGATCTCGAAGAAACTCGGAGCCCGTCTGCGGGGCCAGGCCCAGGCGCTTGCCAACATCGGCGATGCGAAGAGCATGCTGACCGTTGCGGAAGGCGCCCTCAACACCATCATGGACATCCTGGCCACGATGAAGGAAAAAGTCATCCAGGGCGCGAACGACACGCTTGGAAGCGAAGAGCGAGCCCTGGTCAAAACCCAGCTGAACAGCCTGTCGACGGAAATCAACTCCGTCATCAGCAGCGCATTGTTCCTGAGCCGGGGCATCTTCACCTCGAGCGCGCTGACCTTCATGGTCGGACCGACCAGCAATCACCTCTTCCAGGTGACGGTTGGCGCCATCTCGGCGAACGGTCTGGGCGTAGCCTCGACGAGCCTGAGCGTACGTTCGGCCACCTCGGCCGCATCGTCTCTGGGCGGCATCGACCGCGGCATCCAGACGATCGCGAGCATCATGGCCGGCCTGGGTAACTCCCAGCTCGCGCTCAGCTTCAAGGAAGAAAACCTTTCGACCTCGATCATCAACAACGAATCGGCGAAGAGCCGCATCTCGGACGCGGATTTCGCCAAGGAACAGATGGAAATCGCCAAGCTGCAGATCCTGCAGCAGACCGGCGTGAGCGCACTGGTCAACGCCAACGTGGCGCCCCAGTCGATCCTCCAGCTGCTCCAGTAG
- a CDS encoding flagellin, whose protein sequence is MAFGDLTRINTNIQSMQSLFELQKSNAELGTRQLRLATGNRINRAEDDSAGFSIGMKLESRVRGQAAALANIGDAKSMLGIAEGSLGTIQEILMTMKEKVIQGANDTLGSFERTLINNQLHALSTEINSIISSTTFNGVSVFTTGSFQFQVGAGSTDTFQVTVGALSAGALGVGSTSLSVSSANSATGSLAGIDSAINTIASTLGSLGDNQLALSFKEENLNVNMINQDAARSRIMDADFAKEQIEIVKLQILQQTGVAAVSQANLGPQVVLSLL, encoded by the coding sequence ATGGCTTTTGGAGATTTGACTCGCATTAACACCAACATTCAGTCGATGCAATCGCTGTTCGAGCTGCAGAAGTCGAACGCCGAACTTGGCACGCGTCAGCTGCGACTCGCAACCGGTAATCGCATAAACCGTGCCGAAGACGATTCGGCTGGTTTTTCGATCGGCATGAAGCTCGAGTCGCGGGTTCGCGGCCAGGCGGCAGCGCTGGCGAATATTGGTGATGCGAAAAGTATGTTGGGCATTGCCGAAGGCAGCCTGGGCACCATTCAGGAAATCCTGATGACCATGAAGGAAAAGGTGATCCAGGGCGCCAACGACACGCTTGGCAGCTTCGAGCGTACGCTGATCAACAATCAGCTGCATGCGCTCTCGACGGAAATCAACTCGATCATCAGCAGCACCACGTTCAACGGCGTCTCCGTGTTCACGACGGGCAGCTTCCAGTTCCAGGTTGGCGCCGGCAGCACGGACACCTTCCAGGTGACGGTTGGCGCGCTGTCCGCTGGAGCGCTGGGTGTCGGTTCGACGTCCCTCAGCGTTTCCTCGGCCAACTCGGCCACCGGGTCGCTGGCTGGTATCGATTCCGCCATCAACACGATCGCGAGCACGCTGGGCAGCCTGGGTGACAACCAGCTGGCGCTCTCCTTCAAGGAGGAGAACCTCAACGTGAACATGATCAACCAGGATGCCGCTCGTAGCCGCATCATGGACGCTGACTTTGCCAAAGAACAGATCGAGATCGTCAAGCTGCAGATCCTGCAGCAGACCGGTGTCGCCGCTGTTTCGCAGGCGAACCTCGGCCCGCAGGTAGTACTGTCCCTGCTCTAA